The DNA window ATTTCCTCTATTGAAGGAATCGAAAAAAGATTAAATGAATTAGAGAAAAAATATGATGCTGATTTTGAATTTATTTTTAATGCAGTACGTCAGTTGGTAAGTGAACCCAAAAAAGAGAAGAAATCTATTGGATTTATTTGGGACAAAAAATAAATCTATTTTGAAACAACCTTCCTATGGAATAGAAACGCTGACCTTGTAACCGGCGCGTACAGGTACATCACCCGCCTTAATCTCCATAGTCACCCTGTAATAAGGGTCTTTTAATACATCAGGCACCACTTCAAACTGTATCACCCTCGCCTTCAATGACTGTTTTTTCAGCATAACATCAAGTGTTTGATCAAGACGCAGACCATCCAGCACGTCTCCGCGCACGGGTATCTCGATCCACATCCGTTCTGCATTCACTAACTGTATCAGTGTCCGAGGCTGTTCAAGGTGACTCACAACCTCGCCTGCCCTTGCCTGCACTTCTGTAATCAGACCCTTCATCGGCGCCCTGATAACAGCATATTTCAATGTCTGTCTGGCCTGCACACAATCACTATTAACGCGCTGATAACGTGCCTCTGCTGCTAACTTGTCGATAAGGGCTAGCTGGAGTTTACGTTCAGATAACAAGGTCTGCTCATACATCTCCTGAGCACGCACATATTCCCGCTGAACTTCCTTACGCAATTCAGTCTGTGCCACAATGCCCGCTTCACAGGCCACCACCCTGGCGTTAAATGTAGCAAGATCCAGCGTTAGCAATGCCTGCCCCTGTTTTACCAACTGCCCCTTACGCACATTAACCTGTTGGATAACACCTGAGACCGGGGTCGTTAAATCAATAACCGGGGTCAATCGAGTGTAGCCCGTATATTCAACCGCCTGTACCGATCCCTGCCATAATAAAACAAGTCCGATCAGGAAAACAATATTACGTCGCATTAACCACCACCCTTTGTCATTCTATTCTGGAAAGAAAAACCCTCAATTACAGGCATATACTTCTTGTCTCCGGTATACCAGGCCAACCGCGCCCAGGTCAGGGCCTGTTGATAGCGATTCAGCGCCAGCTTCATCCTCACTTCAGCCAGACGAATCATGGAGTCACCAAGGTCTGCCTGCACCTCCATCTCATACAACGAGCGATTCTTATCCAGATCAAGATCACGAAAATCCTGCTCAATTATCAATGCACGACTTTGTGCCGACAGGGTATTTAATTGCTGCCACAGACTCAATAATGCTGCTCGAACCTTCATTATCCCGTTTTTTTTCTCTGCCTGTAAACGGGAAACACTCGCATGTGCCGCAACCAGGCGGGCATCCTGCCCCCTCTTCATCAAGGGCACATTCATCACCAACCCTGCCGTCCATTTCTTGTCATAGGCTACCAGACCGGCATATTTATTTGCCGTCAATTCCAGATCAAGACGCGGGTTACTACTCCGTCGGATAGCACGCAACTGCGCCTGCATCGCCTCCAGTTTATAATCAATCGCCAATAATCCAGGATTACTTTGCGATGCCTCATAATACAATTCATCCAGTTGTGGCGGTCGTTGTGCAAAAAAACCAAAACCGGGGTCGCGTAAAGAAGCCGCCAGGCTGTTCGGACGTCCCATTGCCTCCGCCAGTGCAACACGGGTATTCTTCTGTTGTGCTTGGGCAATGACGCGTTGCAACATCGCCTGTTGATAAATGGATTCCTTTTCAAGCAGAACAATATCACTGATCTGCCCCATTCGATGTGCCTCCTGAGCTCGTTCATAACGCACATAGGCAACTGCCATTACCTCATCCAGGGTACGAAAATTCATATCCGCCAACAGAATATCGGTGTATTGCGTTATTAATTGTATCAGATGCCCCTGATAGACAAGATGGTATTGTTGCTCCTCACCCTTCACCAGAAGATCAGAACGTTCCCTTTGCGCCTGACTATAACCAAAATCATAGAGCCTACGCTCGGCAATCAGGGATAGCTTTGAATTATCATACTCAGCACCCGTTGTTGAATAGATAGACGCATAGCGCGGCCATTCACCATAACCTTCCAGATAGATATCCCAATCCTGCTCAGAATCCACCTGTGTGCCTAGTGCCTGGGCAACGGCTATATCACTCTGCGCCAGTGCCAACACCGGATGACTACCCCGCACCTGCTGTAATACATAGGCCAGGGTTAACGGTTCAGGCAAGGCATCATCCGCCGCTTGCACCGATACACAAAGGCTAAGCAGTGATAAAAGAATTAGTAAAATAACTCTGTTAACCCATTGCTGTCCCGTTAACTCAAGAGACAGGGATTGCGCTTCTCTATCAGAGACCCTTGCCCGCATGGACGCGGGCGTGGAGCCTACAGGGATGTATTCACGGCGTGTCTCGGGTAGAGAAGCGCAATTCATGTCTCGAACTTACCCAGCATATTTTTTTCTATCAATATCATCTAGCAAGACTTAACGCCGACGCTGCCGTTTATAAACCACAAAAGGCATCTCCTTATAAGCCCCACTCACCACATATTCACCCAACCACATAAATTCTTCAACCCCGGATGTAGCACCGGTAAACCTTACCACCCGCTTACCCTGTAAATCATAGATCTGTATCACCGGTGTCGCCCGTACACGATTCTGACGTTGAGCAAAGTCCTGCTGTGTCATTTCCTTGCCAGAAAAATCCGTAATATCCAGACCACCCTCAATATCCACTATAAAGCTCAGAAAGTGTTTTTTAAAATATTGCTGAACCTGTAGCTGATTTAACACTGTCTCCTTCATACGATGACAAAAGGGACAGTCCTTCATTTCAAAAAACAACAAGATTCCTTTTTTACCTTCTTCCCTGGCACGCACTAATTCCTCAGAATAATCACCAAAGCTGGTGTCAAAGAAGGCATCATAACCCGCAGCCTCCGCAGAACCCACGCGCATAAATAATAACAGGCTACACGCCCACAATATTTTCCAATATTGAGTCACACAATTCTCCATTCACACAAATAACAGCAAGAGACAGGTGGTTTGTCTGCGTCTATCAGAGACCTTTGCCCGCATGGACGCGAGCATCGAACCTACACGGATGTATTTACGATGTGTCTCCGATAGACGCAGGCGACCCACCCGTCTCGAATTAAACCATCACTTCTTAGTCTTACGCTGAATAAATTTCTCCAACGCCTCAGCCGTAATAGGCCCCACCTGCCGAGCAACCACATGACCCTCCGGAGAAACCATATATGTTGTTGGCAAGCCCGGTACCGGCCCCAACTCAGACAGATATTCAGAACCCTCACCAATTAGCACCGGATAGGAAATCATACTATCATCAACAAACTCACGCAGCGAATTAACATCAATATCTTCAAGATCCACCCCCAAAACCACCGCCAGATCATCTTTATGTTCATCATGGAACTGGATCAACTCCGGTATCTCTTCCTTACAAGGTGGGCACCAGGTTGCCCAGTAATTCACGATGACCCATTTTCCCCGATAATCAGAGAGCGAGACAGCCTTACCATTCACATCCTGTAGGGTAAATTCCTCAGCAGCCGATAGAGCCATGCTCCATAAGGCAAATATGACAACAAATATATACTTCTTCATTCACAAACCCCTGTTAATAGACAATGACTTTCCGCTACAATAAAAGACTCCAGGAAGCTTGAAAGGTTTCCCTCGACCTCAAAACAGGATTTATTATGGTCACCATCTCGCAACAGGATTTCATTGCCAGCATTCGTGATGCCCTGCGCTACATCGCCT is part of the Gammaproteobacteria bacterium genome and encodes:
- a CDS encoding TolC family protein, producing the protein MNCASLPETRREYIPVGSTPASMRARVSDREAQSLSLELTGQQWVNRVILLILLSLLSLCVSVQAADDALPEPLTLAYVLQQVRGSHPVLALAQSDIAVAQALGTQVDSEQDWDIYLEGYGEWPRYASIYSTTGAEYDNSKLSLIAERRLYDFGYSQAQRERSDLLVKGEEQQYHLVYQGHLIQLITQYTDILLADMNFRTLDEVMAVAYVRYERAQEAHRMGQISDIVLLEKESIYQQAMLQRVIAQAQQKNTRVALAEAMGRPNSLAASLRDPGFGFFAQRPPQLDELYYEASQSNPGLLAIDYKLEAMQAQLRAIRRSSNPRLDLELTANKYAGLVAYDKKWTAGLVMNVPLMKRGQDARLVAAHASVSRLQAEKKNGIMKVRAALLSLWQQLNTLSAQSRALIIEQDFRDLDLDKNRSLYEMEVQADLGDSMIRLAEVRMKLALNRYQQALTWARLAWYTGDKKYMPVIEGFSFQNRMTKGGG
- a CDS encoding thioredoxin fold domain-containing protein, which gives rise to MENCVTQYWKILWACSLLLFMRVGSAEAAGYDAFFDTSFGDYSEELVRAREEGKKGILLFFEMKDCPFCHRMKETVLNQLQVQQYFKKHFLSFIVDIEGGLDITDFSGKEMTQQDFAQRQNRVRATPVIQIYDLQGKRVVRFTGATSGVEEFMWLGEYVVSGAYKEMPFVVYKRQRRR
- a CDS encoding TlpA family protein disulfide reductase, with amino-acid sequence MKKYIFVVIFALWSMALSAAEEFTLQDVNGKAVSLSDYRGKWVIVNYWATWCPPCKEEIPELIQFHDEHKDDLAVVLGVDLEDIDVNSLREFVDDSMISYPVLIGEGSEYLSELGPVPGLPTTYMVSPEGHVVARQVGPITAEALEKFIQRKTKK
- a CDS encoding efflux RND transporter periplasmic adaptor subunit: MRRNIVFLIGLVLLWQGSVQAVEYTGYTRLTPVIDLTTPVSGVIQQVNVRKGQLVKQGQALLTLDLATFNARVVACEAGIVAQTELRKEVQREYVRAQEMYEQTLLSERKLQLALIDKLAAEARYQRVNSDCVQARQTLKYAVIRAPMKGLITEVQARAGEVVSHLEQPRTLIQLVNAERMWIEIPVRGDVLDGLRLDQTLDVMLKKQSLKARVIQFEVVPDVLKDPYYRVTMEIKAGDVPVRAGYKVSVSIP